The following proteins are encoded in a genomic region of Drosophila miranda strain MSH22 chromosome 4, D.miranda_PacBio2.1, whole genome shotgun sequence:
- the LOC108162547 gene encoding vacuolar protein sorting-associated protein 54: MATTRTQGDAEPGTGTVPGQQGSRKHSTASCTGGIGATAASWQNCYYCTREHFKNIPEFVSHLRNRHCTREGGSFVCRYGFNGVCASLPLDGVSDRDYDAHVAKYHVNQFTREMPPEWGVYSAAQNLPAVLNDPSRGKQSNLFTKKWGEQFVERPHVPTSSRLPDITHADFAVYLGSIGKRYRWHERRKQQLERDIPLENGTGGAAGSMGSPTHLSSVPDIFLKSQLQLHHAPTFKQVFPDLMQSSESSPSTHQQTGRQLQEQLSQYLDVVEVKIAQQVSQKSAAFFHAMTTQHAILAEMEQAAEQVRQLRSALAQLHNSSVVDSFKVLRYAKRRQHYNLTLDKLRLMATVHKTQPMLQLLLGTQDYVAALDLIGTTQEILSAELLGVHCFKHLPMQLSEMEKLIDKMLTTEFERHAASDLNRPLTPEGLLETESVCAEEDKLVAIVMGLLRKQNFSFVQSYQQEAIATIRAIIKQLLIEVLSRSDSDQEISLTGAGEQALELTLPEWIALLQRSSQALSSILERIKAVVGIMQQTADAAVGAQDTVNLIDSEAFLSASHHEQLRSQLQLLLQNVCHYCHERCANIVSPQSLERSSASEQQLSQLSDIVEQFSETTKSICGVASVPLQLALKVQASRYAQRFHSVRKNKLSLLLDQEKWRQVDIPHEFQRIIERMSSGDYAKPEGSLISNGGGNPVLLLEGKQPYALVSASLMLIQMLYEYGGSAHRLPFLASYHSRNVVDLLRCFNSRSCQLIIGAGAMRVAGLKTITSTNLALVSRALQLVLWLLPRIKDHFHSMSGYEAIERDYQGHIKEIESKIHGIVSERVAAQLEVWEARPPIPSQTFRLISRHLVKLHEAIAGVLPEAQIHEIYGVMHRNFKDRLRDQLLKLNINNNGGPQHGVVTSELTFYMETLRTLKALPPTQLDNGILEEIWLY; the protein is encoded by the exons ATGGCCACAACGAGAACCCAGGGAGATGCTGAGCCAGGAACAGGGACGGTGCCAGGGCAGCAAGGAAGTAGGAAGCACTCCACAGCCAGCTGCACAGGTGGCATCGGAGCAACTGCAGCCAGCTGGCAGAACTGCTACTACTGCACAAGAGAGCATTTCAAGAACATACCAGAGTTCGTCAG TCACTTGCGGAATCGTCATTGCACGAGGGAAGGCGGTTCTTTCGTCTGCCGCTATGGCTTCAACGGAGTGTGCGCCTCATTGCCGCTGGACGGCGTCTCGGATCGCGACTACGATGCCCATGTAGCCAAGTATCACGTGAATCAGTTTACCCGCGAGATGCCGCCCGAGTGGGGCGTCTATTCGGCGGCCCAAAACCTGCCAGCCGTCCTCAACGATCCCTCGCGTGGCAAGCAGAGCAATCTGTTCACCAAAAAGTGGGGCGAGCAGTTTGTGGAGCGCCCGCATGTCCCAACATCCTCTAGGCTGCCGGACATCACGCATGCGGACTTTGCGGTCTACTTGGGTAGCATTGGGAAGCGCTATCGCTGGCATGAGCGACGcaagcagcagctggagcGGGACATTCCTCTGGAGAATGGaacaggaggagcagcaggatcCATGGGAAGTCCCACGCATTTGAGTTCCGTGCCGGATATATTCCTTAAGtcgcagctgcagctgcatcATGCCCCCACCTTCAAGCAGGTCTTTCCGGACCTCATGCAATCCTCGGAGTCGAGTCCTTCGACGCACCAGCAGACGGGAAGGCAGCTGCAGGAGCAACTGAGTCAGTATCTGGACGTTGTAGAGGTGAAGATAGCACAGCAGGTGTCCCAGAAGTCCGCAGCCTTCTTTCATGCCATGACCACGCAGCACGCCATCCTGGCGGAGATGGAGCAGGCGGCCGAGCAGGTGCGGCAGCTCCGTTCGGCCCTCGCACAGCTGCACAACAGCTCCGTGGTGGATAGCTTTAAGGTCCTGCGCTATGCGAAGCGGCGGCAGCACTACAATTTAACCCTCGACAAGCTCCGATTGATGGCCACGGTGCACAAGACGCAGCCGATGCTCCAGCTGCTCCTCGGGACACAGGACTATGTGGCCGCACTGGACCTGATTGGAACGACGCAGGAGATACTGTCCGCGGAACTGCTGGGCGTGCACTGCTTCAAGCATCTCCCCATGCAGCTCAGCGAGATGGAGAAGCTGATCGACAAGATGCTGACTACGGAATTTGAGCGGCACGCCGCCTCCGACCTCAACAGACCCCTGACCCCCGAGGGCCTGCTGGAGACGGAAAGCGTGTGCGCGGAGGAGGACAAGTTGGTGGCCATTGTGATGGGTCTGCTGCGCAAGCAGAACTTCTCGTTTGTACAGTCCTACCAGCAGGAGGCCATCGCCACCATTCGGGCCATCATCAAGCAGTTGCTCATCGAAGTCCTCTCGCGCAGCGACAGCGACCAGGAGATCAGTCTCACGGGCGCGGGAGAACAGGCCTTGGAGCTGACCCTTCCCGAATGGATCGCCCTGCTGCAGCGTTCGAGTCAGGCTTTGAGCTCCATTCTGGAGCGGATCAAGGCTGTGGTGGGGATAATGCAGCAGACAGCCGATGCTGCCGTCGGAGCCCAGGACACCGTCAATCTGATCGATTCGGAGGCCTTCCTGAGCGCCAGCCATCACGAGCAGCTGCGCTcccagctgcagctgctcctGCAGAACGTCTGCCACTACTGTCACGAGCGCTGTGCCAACATCGTTTCGCCCCAGAGCCTCGAGCGGAGTTCGGCCAGCGAGCAGCAGCTCTCCCAGCTGTCGGACATCGTCGAGCAGTTCAGCGAGACCACGAAGAGCATCTGTGGCGTGGCCAGCGTTCCCCTGCAGCTGGCCCTAAAGGTGCAGGCCTCACGCTACGCCCAGCGATTCCATTCCGTGCGCAAGAATAAACTCTCGCTGCTCCTCGACCAAGAGAAATGGCGACAGGTTGACATCCCCCACGAATTTCAGCGCATCATCGAGCGCATGTCCTCGGGGGACTATGCCAAGCCCGAAGGTTCGCTCATCAGCAACGGAGGAGGTAATcccgtgctgctgctggagggcAAGCAGCCGTATGCTTTGGTCAGTGCCTCCCTGATGCTCATCCAAATGCTGTATGAATACGGGGGCAGTGCGCATCGTCTACCGTTCCTGGCCAGCTATCATTCGAGGAACGTGGTGGATCTCTTGCGATGCTTCAACTCCCGCAGCTGTCAGCTAATCATCGGAGCGGGAGCCATGCgagtggccggactaaagacGATCACTAGCACCAATCTGGCGTTGGTTTCGCGGGCCCTGCAGCTGgtcctgtggctgttgccgCGCATCAAGGATCACTTCCATTCGATGAGTGGCTACGAGGCCATCGAACGCGACTATCAAGGCCATATCAAGGAGATCGAAAGCAAGATCCACGGCATCGTCTCAGAGCGCGTGGCCGCGCAGCTGGAGGTCTGGGAGGCCCGTCCGCCCATTCCCTCGCAGACCTTCCGCCTTATCTCGCGGCATCTGGTGAAGCTCCACGAGGCCATTGCGGGGGTCCTGCCCGAGGCGCAGATCCACGAGATCTACGGCGTGATGCACCGCAACTTCAAGGATCGCCTGAGAGATCAGCTCCTCAAGCTGAACATCAACAACAACGGAGGGCCGCAGCACGGCGTCGTCACCTCAGAGCTCACCTTCTACATGGAGACATTGCGCACGCTGAAGGCCCTGCCACCGACGCAGCTGGACAATGGGATCCTCGAGGAGATCTGGCTCTACTGA
- the LOC108162549 gene encoding cytoplasmic dynein 2 light intermediate chain 1 has protein sequence MRLPQIFLSWHKRILRMFEKSTEGGDNATPSIQDIAGRLAEEQQRLRQLEATSMPKERTLLVLGSKCVGKSTAINKFFDREEHTTRPTLALEYSFGRRIGSGRSPQVMNVWELGSLDNADQLLEVPMRTHGLQQLAVFIMVDLSQPQRFWTDLECAYKGLRDTSQELLARMTPELRETLEQRTLERVGQQNKEDLGSLELLPFPVVIVGGKYDVFMALDPSLKKAICRCLRSMAHHIGGALLFYSQNVPKLSKVLRDTISHMGFGSPSHPFRSHVTDHNEPLSVWFGTDSWSRIGDTGEQSVERIGATFGVAVPQLQLEKQMQQVPQDPAKDPGFKESLIDEMRAQKNEELATIMRDVLLRGKFESVQN, from the exons ATGCGCTTGCCGCAAATCTTTCTCAGTTGGCACAAACGTATCCTGCGAATGTTTGAGAAGAGCACTGAAGGCGGGGATAATGCCACGCCCAGCATTCAGGACATTGCCGGTCGATTGGCAGAGGAACAGCAGCGACTGCGGCAACTGGAGGCCACCTCAATGCCCAAAGAGAGGACATTGCTGGTGCTGGGCAGCAAATGTGTG GGAAAATCGACGGCCATCAACAAGTTCTTCGATCGGGAAGAGCACACAACGCGTCCCACTTTGGCCCTGGAGTACAGCTTTGGTCGTCGGATCGGGAGTGGAAGGTCGCCCCAGGTCATGAACGTGTGGGAGCTGGGCTCCCTGGACAATGCCGATCAGCTGCTGGAGGTGCCCATGCGGACACACGGACTCCAACAGCTGGCGGTCTTCATTATGGTGGATCTGTCGCAGCCGCAGCGCTTCTGGACGGATCTGGAGTGCGCCTACAAGGGCCTGAGGGACACATCTCAGGAGCTGTTGGCTCGAATGACACCTGAGCTGAGGGAAACCCTGGAACAGCGGACACTGGAGCGCGTGGGGCAGCAGAATAAGGAGGATCTAGGAAGCCTAGAGCTCCTGCCCTTTCCCGTAGTGATTGTGGGAGGGAAGTACGATGTGTTCATGGCTCTAGATCCATCTTTAAAGAAGGCCATCTGCCGCTGCCTGCGCTCTATGGCCCATCACATAGGTGGGGCGCTGCTCTTCTACTCCCAGAATGTTCCAAAGCTCTCGAAGGTACTGCGGGACACCATCAGTCACATGGGCTTTGGCTCTCCCAGTCATCCCTTTCGGTCGCACGTGACGGACCACAATGAGCCTCTGTCCGTCTGGTTCGGCACCGACAGTTGGTCCAGAATCGGCGACACGGGAGAACAGAGTGTGGAGCGAATCGGAGCCACATTTGGGGTGGCAGTCCCCCAACTGCAGCTGGAGAAGCAGATGCAACAGGTGCCCCAGGATCCGGCAAAGGATCCAGGCTTCAAGGAGTCCCTCATCGATGAGATGCGTGCCCAGAAGAACGAAGAACTTGCGACCATAATGAGGGATGTCCTCCTCAGGGGAAAGTTTGAAAGTGTTCAAAACTAA
- the LOC108162550 gene encoding 40S ribosomal protein S28: protein MESIPTKGRVIKILGRIGARGYQTEVRVQLLSYPRIQFLQKVKGPVHLGDVVNVEDSKLEHISWQS, encoded by the coding sequence ATGGAGTCCATCCCAACAAAAGGCCGCGTTATCAAGATCTTGGGGCGCATTGGAGCGCGTGGATATCAAACTGAAGTCCGCGTGCAGCTACTTTCTTATCCACGCATTCAATTTCTGCAAAAGGTTAAGGGTCCAGTCCATCTGGGGGATGTCGTCAATGTGGAGGACAGTAAGCTGGAGCATATATCGTGGCAGTCATAG
- the LOC108163657 gene encoding alpha-(1,3)-fucosyltransferase B-like, whose product MRLARRWIIGSTCLILLWLLHFVYWDLVEVFDIEQSESSAPIELLWWTRHMPWVYDEVRQCGVFECRVTNKRKRLASARAVLFYGTFLETGDFPLPRSLQHSWALLHEESPKNVAYAPFDDFLQHFNFTSTFSRFSDLPLTTQWLPSAHDLISMDYTMSFDFKSSNLNVASPSVVFLNSDCDTMSGREHYMKELMRHINVDSFGSCLHNKDLPASLQMDYMDNLYSPKLLRFLSRYKFMIAIENAVCEDYITEKFWRPLVVGVIPIYFGSPSIKDWQPQKKTAIFVNDFPNAAALGRYLMDLSENKTEYDSFRGHKLNRSHPIQNEKLLHNLITYPYHMGDPTPEGSLIQVFECAVCKYATYRGPIRRANARHYNCPLVPIYAPLESKKEPNSLAHWRSAMKVGQCQSRILKTFFSSNKPYSEAEFAAELNPRIADDRC is encoded by the exons ATGCGGTTGGCACGCCGTTGGATCATTGGGTCTACGTGCCTGATACTcttgtggctgctgcatttTGTCTACTGGGACTTAGTCGAGGTGTTTGACATTGAACAATCGGAATCCTCGGCGCCTATTGAGCTGCTGTGGTGGACGCGGCACATGCCCTGGGTTTACGACGAAGTGCGACAATGCGGCGTCTTCGAGTGTCGCGTTACCAACAAGCGAAAGCGATTGGCCTCTGCGCGG GCTGTTCTCTTCTATGGAACGTTTCTAGAGACGGGAGACTTTCCCCTGCCACGCAGCCTCCAGCACTCGTGGGCTCTGCTGCACGAGGAGTCGCCCAAGAATGTGGCCTACGCTCCCTTTGATGACTTCCTGCAGCATTTCAACTTCACCTCCACCTTTAGCCGCTTCAGTGATCTCCCCCTCACGACCCAGTGGCTTCCCAGTGCCCACGACCTCATCTCGATGGACTACACAATGTCGTTCGACTTCAAGTCCTCGAATCTAAACGTGGCCTCGCCATCGGTTGTGTTCCTGAACAGCGACTGCGATACCATGTCCGGCCGCGAGCACTATATGAAGGAGCTGATGCGGCACATCAATGTGGATTCATTTGGGAGTTGCCTGCACAACAAAGATCTGCCCGCGAG CCTGCAAATGGATTATATGGACAATCTGTATTCGCCGAAGTTGCTGCGATTTCTCTCAAGATACAAATTCATGATTGCCATCGAGAATGCCGTGTGCGAGGACTACATCACCGAAAAGTTCTGGCGTCCCTTGGTTGTGGGCGTGATTCCCATTTACTTTGGTTCGCCCAGCATTAAA GACTGGCAGCCGCAAAAGAAAACTGCGATATTTGTCAACGACTTTCCCAATGCCGCCGCCTTGGGCAGGTATCTGATGGACTTGTCCGAGAACAAAACAGAATATGACTCCTTTCGCGGTCACAAACTCAATCGCAGCCATCCGATACAAAACGAAAAGTTACTCCACAATTTGATCACTTATCCGTATCACATGGGCGACCCCACGCCTGAGGGTTCGCTCATCCAAGTGTTCGAGTGTGCCGTCTGCAAATATGCGACGTATCGCGGGCCCATCAGGCGTGCCAATGCGCGCCACTACAACTGCCCTTTGGTGCCGATCTATGCGCCGCTGGAGAGCAAGAAGGAGCCGAACAGTTTGGCTCACTGGCGTTCGGCGATGAAGGTGGGACAGTGCCAGTCCCGCATCTTGAAAACCTTCTTTAGCTCAAATAAGCCCTACAGCGAGGCGGAATTTGCGGCAGAACTTAATCCCAGAATTGCCGACGATCGATGTTAG